One genomic region from Athalia rosae chromosome 3, iyAthRosa1.1, whole genome shotgun sequence encodes:
- the LOC105685281 gene encoding protein sidekick isoform X4, translating to MENLQRIVKHVRHCQLQNSTTRTTTPKYTKKMTNALNIFAALTFVCITFGACAAESLQEPRFFTQPSRDGNILSEGRMKILQCQARGYPQPKYRWYKDGAPLNSELSTEHYYRISNIRREDAGVYHCVATNDVGSIFSERIAFSVAYMEVFEDLEERAVFVESGDAVVLELPEIASHPTPEVSWQTSDGPLQFNIKYANTAHQHTLLILSASEEDQGYYRARAMNTHVGKEENSPFFKLQVTGDPNREIAPNIIIKPQDMQIVKDQPVTYLYCIANARPLHELEILWFKDGIPIENAGISYNFYDVWNRTLGLTSANLTHTGQYTCHVTLRTGGYPTVTASANISVYEKPTFITELKREILGEYGSMVSIPCDAVGIPTPKISWFRNAEPVDKLLGTRYDMEEDGSLVIRKLSMEDSGMFQCLATNKAGEASVYTWLKAKTSIPVMESSPQNITVLDGKDATFSCRAIAAPIPNVTWIFNDGDTVEVAGRVQLLDNGDLLVAAVKPNDAGKYTCIRANEAGSVNASAFLTVLVRTQIIQPPVDTAVLLGHTAELQCKVSSDPTVHYHIAWFHNKQVINTRASQRVKMRDDGALELAAVRPSDVGEYTCSIVSPGGNETRTARLSVIELPFAPINVKAVRVEEISPRTINVSWVPGFDGNSPTNKFIIQRREVPELGPIPDPILNWVTEHSNVSADSRWVLLDSLKAAAAYQFRVSAVNSVGEGTPSEPSNVVALPQEPPSSPPLGFVGSARSSSEIITQWQPPLEEHRNGHILGYILRYRLYGYNDSPWTRQNITNEAQRNYLITDLITWKDYSVQIAAYNDKGVGMYTDTVKIKTKEGVPEAPPTNLKAKAINSTSIKVWWKPPNPQKINGINQGYKLQAWINGNFTEENEYKSTTVPPSLFDPLAEQTAIITGLKKYTKYNITVLCFTDPGDGERSAPVEIRTSEDVPGAVENLQFDEISDRAVTVKWNPPSEANGILTGYQLRYMIKDSPESLRVENFTADVQSTKIEHLQATTHYKFEVVAWTSKGAGKPKVATIQSGVEPVLPEPPTKLALSNIDAFSVVLQFTPGFDGNSSITKWIVQAQTSRNTTWYTTYEVSDPDASTITVEGLTPFMQYKLRLIANNVVGISEPSEPTKEFQTIQAPPSHPPRNVTVRAMSATDLRVRWIPLQQVEWYGNPRGYNITYKELRTNKSKSISIEDHTANSYVLEGMEEFALYEIVMKAYNDVGSSSPSPEAIERTRESVPSLGPVNVEANATSSTTIVVKWGDVPIDHQNGQIDGFKVYYGANNRSPFQYKSIPSNSTFTTTLTELRKFVQYHIQVLAYTRLGDGALSVPPIRVQTFEDAPGAPSNVSFPDVSFSTARIIWDTPEDPNGEILAYKVMFHLNSSQDHQFSKEFPAADRTFRATGLQPEQYYMFSVTAQTRFGWGKTAYALVLTTNNRERPQPPSAPQVSRSQVQSRQITFSWTPGRDGFAPLRYYTVQKAENSGAYQIIPERVDPSVNSYTANNLKPFTNYQFRIQATNDIGPSTWSTESIQVQTLPAAPSRAVVGLKVVPITTSSVEVHWEPIEEIYWSGDHGTGGYRVVYQPVSDFPTALEATPKKEILGIEHDMIVLSDLMEDKNYEIVVVPFNSEGEGPPSPPVTVYVGEAVPTGEPLQLEAKAVSSVEVHLSWKPPQLSMQNGDLLGYKIFYLVTDSPQELDKPQEEEIEVVPASYLTHGLVFLDKYTEYRIQVLAFNPAGDGPRAPPITVRTKEDIPGPPHNLQFIDITMTSMRVTWDPPKMRNGEIVGYIVAYETAEQNDRFSKQVKQKVTETSLLVQPLEEEVTYTFTVRAQTIDFGPAIFGNITTGPQQGSPTAPSELTISKTVTSVDLQWVNEASGKGPILGYYIETRRKDDARWQTIVRTSNGPLTEHTVSYQNLLPSTSYLFRVISYNRYGISYPAYSKDAVLTPSKLYLEYGYLQHRPFYRQTWFMVALAACSVIIIIMVIAILCVKSKSYKYKQEAQKTLEESMAMDIDDRQESDLELYRSRHPGGGTMNVASNCGTLGKRGTLARKSTHHPPPPTMLGKSPPRPSPASVAYHSDEESLKGYDENPDDSSVTEKPSEISSTDSQGSESENESVQSDPHSFVNHYANVNDSLRQSWKRQKPVRNYSSYTDSEPEGSAVVSLNGGQIIMNNMARSRAPLPGFSSFV from the exons agtcACTTCAAGAGCCGAGATTCTTCACTCAGCCGTCGAGGGATGGGAATATTTTGAGCGAGGGCCGCATGAAGATATTGCAATGTCAAGCGAGAG GATATCCACAACCGAAGTATCGATGGTACAAAGATGGGGCTCCTCTGAACAGCGAACTCAGTACGGAACACTattatcgaatttcaaatatcCGGAGAGAAGATGCCGGGGTGTATCATTGCGTCGCTACCAACGATGTCGGTTCAATCTTCAGCGAGAGGATAGCATTTTCCGTTGCAT ataTGGAGGTATTCGAAGACTTGGAGGAACGCGCAGTCTTCGTTGAATCTGGTGACGCGGTGGTATTGGAATTACCGGAAATTGCGAGTCATCCAACTCCAGAAGTAAGTTGGCAAACATCGGATGGGCCACTGCAATTTAACATCAAATATGCAAATACCGCGCATCAGCACACACTTCTCATCCTCTCAGCCTCCGAAGAGGATCAAGGatattacag GGCACGTGCTATGAACACGCATGTTGGAAAGGAAGAGAACAGccctttttttaaattacaagTTACGGGAGATCCGAATAGAGAAATAGCACCCAACATCATCATCAAACCTCAGGATATGCAGATCGTTAAAGACCAGCCCGTTACCTATCTCTATTGCATAGCCAACGCTAG gCCTTTGCACGAGCTGGAGATTCTGTGGTTCAAGGATGGCATACCCATCGAGAACGCTGGAATATCCTATAATTTTTATGACGTTTGGAATAGAACGCTTGGTTTGACATCTGCGAATTTAACTCATACCGGACAATACACTTGTCATGTAACATTGCGAACAGGTGGTTATCCAACTGTGACTGCTAGCGCGAATATCTCGGTATACG AAAAACCCACCTTCATCACCGAATTGAAACGAGAGATACTCGGAGAGTATGGGTCGATGGTCTCTATACCTTGTGATGCCGTCGGAATTCCCACCCCGAAAATTAGCTGGTTTCGAAACGCGGAGCCTGTAGACAAACTGTTGGGAACAAG GTACGATATGGAAGAGGATGGTTCACTTGTTATTAGAAAACTCTCGATGGAAGATTCAGGCATGTTTCAATGCCTGGCCACTAACAAAGCTGGGGAAGCATCTGTTTACACTTGGTTGAAGGCCAAAA CATCAATACCAGTTATGGAATCTTCACCTCAAAATATAACTGTACTCGATGGTAAAGACGCAACATTCAGCTGCAGGGCTATCGCCGCTCCAATTCCGAATGTTACTTGGATTTTCAATG ATGGGGATACCGTCGAAGTTGCTGGCAGAGTGCAATTATTAGACAACGGCGATTTATTGGTTGCAGCAGTTAAACCCAATGATGCtggaaaatatacatgtattaggGCGAACGAAGCTGGGTCTGTCAATGCATCAGCTTTTCTCACCGTTCTTG TTCGGACACAAATTATCCAGCCTCCGGTGGATACCGCGGTGCTACTTGGTCACACGGCTGAATTACAATGCAAGGTTTCAAGCGACCCTACAGTGCATTATCACATTGCCTGGTTTCATAATAAACA AGTTATAAATACTCGAGCAAGTCAGAGAGTGAAAATGCGCGATGACGGAGCCTTGGAGTTGGCTGCAGTGCGGCCATCCGATGTCGGAGAATATACTTGTTCCATAGTTTCACCTGGAGGTAATGAAACGAGAACTGCACGTCTCAGTGTCATCGAGTTGCCATTTGCACCCATAAATGTGAAGGCGGTAAGAGTCGAAGAGATATCACCACGAACAATTAATGTGAGTTGGGTACCCGGATTCGATGGCAACAGTCCAACTAACAAATTTATCATACAGAGACGTGAGGTACCTGAATTAG GTCCAATACCAGACCCTATTTTGAATTGGGTTACTGAGCACAGTAATGTATCAGCGGATAGTCGCTGGGTGCTACTAGATAGTCTAAAAGCTGCAGCTGCATATCAATTCCGAGTCAGTGCCGTCAATAGTGTCGGTGAAGGAACTCCTTCTGAACCAAGCAATGTTGTTGCGCTTCCACAAGAAC CTCCTTCGAGTCCACCTTTGGGATTTGTGGGCTCAGCAAGATCATCTTCAGAAATAATAACTCAGTGGCAACCGCCGTTAGAGGAGCATCGTAATGGGCACATTTTGGGATATATTTTACGCTACAGATTGTACGGCTACAACGATAGTCCATGGACACGCCAGAATATCACGAATGAAGCGCAGAGAAATTACTTGATCACAGATTTGATAACCTGGAAAGATTACAGCGTTCAAATTGCGGCATATAACGACAAGGGGGTTGGAATGTACACCGATACAGTAAAGATTAAAACCAAGGAAGGCG TCCCCGAAGCCCCGCCGACAAATCTCAAAGCTAAAGCAATAAATTCTACATCAATAAAAGTATGGTGGAAACCTCCGAATccacaaaaaattaatggcaTCAATCAAGGGTATAAATTACAAGCTTGGATTAATGGTAATTTCACCGAAGAGAACGAATACAAATCGACAACAGTTCCGCCGAGTTTGTTTGATCCCCTAGCAGAGCAGACAGCTATCATAACAGGGTTGAAGAAATACACCAAATATAACATCACAGTTTTATGCTTCACTGATCCAGGAGATGGTGAACGAAGTGCACCTGTCGAAATCCGCACAAGTGAAGATG TTCCTGGTGCTGTTGAAAATCTTCAATTTGACGAAATCAGTGATCGAGCGGTAACAGTAAAATGGAATCCACCGAGCGAAGCAAATGGAATTCTAACTGGTTATCAGCTCAGATATATGATCAAAGATTCGCCAGAGTCATTGAGGGTTGAAAACTTTACTGCCGATGTGCAGTCGACGAAAATTGAGCATTTACAG GCAACAACGCATTACAAATTTGAAGTAGTAGCTTGGACGTCCAAAGGTGCAGGCAAGCCTAAAGTTGCGACCATTCAATCGGGTGTTGAGCCAGTACTGCCTGAACCCCCTACCAAACTGGCTCTCTCCAATATCGACGCTTTCTCCGTTGTTCTTCAATTCACACCAGGATTCGatggaaattcctcgatcacCAAGTGGATAGTGCAG gCGCAAACGTCCCGAAACACGACGTGGTATACAACGTATGAAGTTTCCGATCCTGACGCAAGTACCATAACTGTTGAAGGTTTAACTCCATTTATGCAATACAAATTGAGGCTGATAGCTAATAACGTTGTTGGAATATCTGAACCTTCCGAACCTACGAAGGAATTCCAAACGATTCAGGCTCCTCCCTCCCATCCACCTCGAAATGTAACCGTTAGAGCTATGAGTGCCACTGATTTACGCGTTCGATGGATC CCACTGCAACAAGTAGAATGGTATGGAAATCCTAGGGGGTACAATATCACGTACAAAGAATTGAGGACAAACAAGTCAAAGAGCATCTCGATCGAAGATCACACGGCAAACTCTTATGTCTTAGAAGGCATGGAAGAATTTGCTCTTTACGAGATCGTCATGAAGGCTTATAACGATGTTGGATCTTCATCGCCAAGTCCAGAAGCGATTGAAAGAACACGTGAATCAG TTCCCTCGCTCGGCCCGGTAAATGTTGAAGCAAATGCAACTTCCTCAACAACTATAGTGGTGAAATGGGGTGATGTTCCCATCGACCATCAAAATGGACAGATCGATGGCTTCAAAGTATACTATGGTGCCAATAATCGATCACCATTCCAATACAAAAGTATTCCGAGTAATTCCACATTCACGACTACATTGACAGAGCTCCGAAAGTTCGTCCAATATCACATACAAGTCTTAGCTTACACTAGACTTGGCGACGGTGCTTTGAGTGTGCCACCGATTAGAGTTCAAACGTTTGAAGAcg CACCTGGGGCTCCATCGAATGTATCTTTTCCGGATGTCAGCTTTTCAACGGCCCGCATAATCTGGGATACGCCAGAAGATCCTAATGGTGAAATTTTGGCATATAAAGTCATGTTCCATCTAAACAGCAGCCAAGATCATCAATTTTCTAAGGAGTTTCCAGCAGCTGATCGAACATTCCG AGCGACTGGACTACAACCTGAACAATATTACATGTTCTCCGTGACTGCTCAGACAAGATTTGGATGGGGAAAAACTGCATATGCGCTGGTGCTTACAACAAACAATAGAGAGAGACCTCAGCCGCCATCTGCGCCTCAAGTTAGCAGGTCACAAGTGCAAAGTCGACAGATCACATTCAGTTGGACTCCAGGGAGAGACGGATTTGCCCCCTTGAG ATATTACACAGtgcaaaaagctgaaaattctgGAGCTTATCAGATCATACCCGAACGGGTAGACCCTTCAGTAAATTCCTACACTGCAAACAATCTCAAGCCATTCACAAACTACCAGTTTCGCATACAGGCTACAAATGATATCGGCCCTTCCACTTGGAGTACGGAATCTATTCAGGTTCAAACGCTCCCTGCTG CGCCATCCAGAGCTGTAGTTGGGCTGAAAGTTGTACCTATAACAACGTCCAGTGTAGAAGTTCACTGGGAGCCTATCGAAGAGATATACTGGAGCGGAGATCACGGGACGGGTGGTTATCGGGTTGTTTATCAGCCTGTTTCTGATTTTCCAACGGCTCTTGAAGCCACTcccaaaaaagaaatattaggAATCGAACACGATATGATAGTTTTGAGCGATTTGATGGAAgacaaaaattatgaaatagtCGTAGTGCCATTCAATTCGGAAGGTGAAGGTCCACCAAGTCCGCCTGTCACCGTTTACGTCGGTGAGGCTGTTCCTACGGGAGAACCGTTGCAGCTTGAAGCTAAGGCTGTATCCTCAGTTGAAGTACATCTGAGTTGGAAACCACCCCAGCTCAGTATGCAAAATGGGGATCTTCTAGGGTACAAG ATATTTTACCTAGTCACGGACTCCCCCCAGGAATTGGACAAGCCTCAGGAAGAAGAAATCGAAGTTGTACCTGCTTCATATTTGACACATGGCCTAGTATTTCTCGACAAATATACCGAATATCGTATACAAGTATTAGCTTTCAATCCTGCAGGTGATGGACCTCGAGCACCACCGATCACAGTCAGAACAAAAGAG GATATACCAGGGCCTCCGCACAATTTACAATTTATTGATATAACTATGACGAGTATGCGAGTCACGTGGGATCCGCCTAAGATGCGTAACGGAGAAATTGTTGGATATATCGTGGCTTATGAAACTGCAGAGCAAAACGATC GTTTTAGCAAACAAGTGAAGCAAAAAGTAACGGAAACGAGTTTACTCGTTCAGCCTTTAGAAGAGGAAGTAACTTATACGTTTACAGTTAGAGCCCAAACCATAGATTTTGGGCCAGCAATATTCGGCAACATAACAACCGGACCACAGCAAGGCTCGCCTACGGCTCCAAGTGAACTTACAATTTCGAAGACTGTCACCAGTGTAGATTTACAGTGGGTCAATGAAGCATCTGGTAAAGGGCCTATATTGGGATATTACATTGAAACTCGACGCAAAG ATGATGCTCGCTGGCAGACAATCGTAAGGACGAGCAATGGTCCTCTTACAGAACACACCGTATCTTATCAAAATCTGCTTCCGTCAACTTCGTATTTATTTAGAGTTATATCGTATAACCGGTACGGCATCAGCTATCCAGCCTATTCCAAAGATGCG GTTTTAACTCCGTCAAAGTTGTACCTGGAATATGGCTACCTGCAGCATAGACCCTTCTACCGGCAAACTTGGTTCATGGTCGCCCTTGCGGCATGCTCagttattatcataattatggTAATTGCCATATTATGTGTAAAAAGCAAGAGTTACAAATACAAAC AAGAAGCCCAGAAAACTCTTGAGGAATCGATGGCAATGGATATCGACGATCGACAGGAATCAGATTTGGAATTATACAGATCGCGTCATCCTGGTGGAGGAACGATGAATGTTGCTAGTAATTGTGGTACACTAGGCAAAAGAGGGACATTGGCTAGGAAATCAACGCATCATCCTCCGCCTCCGACGATGCTTGGAAAATCTCCACCTAGACCTTCTCCGGCATCTGTAGCATATCATAGCGACGAAGAGAGCCTGAAGGGCTATGATGAAAATCCTGATGACAGTAGTGTCACAGAAAAACCTTCTGAAATTAGTTCCACTGATTCACAG GGTTCTGAAAGTGAAAATGAGAGCGTGCAATCAGATCCGCACTCGTTTGTGAACCATTACGCGAATGTCAATGATTCACTGAGGCAGTCTTGGAAACGGCAAAAGCCcgttagaaattattcttcgtaTACAGACTCTGAACCAGAAGGAAGCGCTGTGGTCAGTTTGAACGGAGGACAAATCATCATGAATAATATGGCGAGGTCGAGGGCTCCCTTACCTGGTTTTTCGTCATTCGTATGA